GACACCACTACTCATAGGATGGCCTCACATTTACCGCGGAGAACTTTCTCCAGTACACACTCGGGCTCTGGGTAATCACCGGCTGTACGCTCGTCTACAAAGTCATTTTCAGAACGCCGTGGAGAGACCCAAAAACAGCGGACTGCATCACCGGTAGACGGACCTTGGGGGGCAGAGGAAATCATGGTTCTTGACCGTTACTATGAGCAGCCCCGGTGGAGGCGTCTTACGTATGTTCAGCTATGGTAGTACTATTTGTACCATTTAGTCCAAGGCTAGTGGCGTCTTCATTCATATGGTTGTATCTAGAAATATGTTCAAAAGGGTAGATGGCTTCTGTAGTTCTAGGTCTAATAGTCTAGGACCTAGGTAAAACTACCCTATCTATATATCACCTAACCGATTAAATCCTGAACAAGGATTCAATTGTGAGTCTTTTGGCTGAGTGGGTTAGGTGACTCCTAGTGGGAATCACACCTCGATAAGTCTATAACCAGCAAATGGGATTACCCATATGGGTACCGATTGGGTTACCAAGCTAAGATTCTGCCCCTATAAAGTACTATCTTGCTAAATTACTTGTATGCCTATGAAACAATGTGGGTAATCGATTAACCCACAATGATTGACGAGCTTCAGCTGAACCTGGAGTGGGTATAAGATAAGACATGTCACTGGCTGTTGGTGGGGTAATTCGAGTCGTCGCTCGCGATGACGAAGTACAGGCTTCCTAAATACTCCGGCGAGGCTGAGCTGAAAAGCTAATAGCTCACTAGCTGCTAAATCCTGTTTAATCAGATCTCGCGGTATTTCTTCTGGGGATTTGACTCGCCAGTCGCATTTCCGGATCTCCACCCATTTCGGTAATGACAACAAATATTCAGCTTGCCGATCGTTAAAGCCCCACCAGATCTACATTTTATGGCTTCTCAACATCGTAGCTGATACCCCTCCTATCCGTCTATAAATTGGCGTTCCTATTCCTCCCAATCTACCTCTCAATCTATTCCTTTAATCATCCCTATACGCTCAGAAACAACAAACCCTCACTTGATATATCAAGGCCTGTCCCAATATACTCAACATGTCTGTCCAAACAATCCAAGAGTATGTCTTCATACCTTTCATCTCCCTCTTGTTGACGATCACCATAACTAACTCCTATGTTTCCTTCCAGTCCCGGACAGGTCTCCGAAGCCATCCAGAGTGGCAAACCGACCATCATTCATTACTGGGACCCCAACATTGGACTAGAATCGCCAATCGCTCCCATTCTCCATGACCAGGCCGAAAACCGTCTGGATCTTGATTTTTACATTGTGAATTCTGGATTTATTGCCCCCCCGCACAGTGAGGATGATTTGCCGTTAACGGTATTTTATATCGGGGGCAATGCGGTGGACCAGGCTCCATTCGATCCGAGCGAGGTTCAGAACCTTTTCCAGAGAATTTAAGGTGGCTGAGGACTAGCATATTGATGCGCGAGAAAGCATGGTTGTTATGTATAAGAATCATTATTTATTATGAAGGTTGAACGTTTATATCGTTGTTGGAATTCGGCGTAGAGTTGAGGGATATTGTAGGAGAGAATACCTTCAGCAAACCGTCTCAGCCGCTGATCGTAGCATGTAATAGCACTTGGATTTCAACACGGAAGTTGTGGTTGTGTAATTGCAACGACATTATCAATATTTATGTAGTATTTCCAAGCAGTTCTTGGGGCGTGTGGGCGAGTATTGTCTTGGGACGGGAGTAAACTAATCTTAATAGCCTTGAGCATCTTGTAAAAGATAGGAAACGGTTTCGGTGTACTTGGCCCATAACCTTCCGACGCTATATCACGATTATTGCTGGATACTCTAAAATAGCAGAGGCAGGAAAAGAGGAGGTCGCAACACTAACAGGTTAATTAGCGTAAGAACTTCTCATGAATAGAGGTCTGAGAATTACTTAGGGCTGGCGAGAACTACTCCTGATAAGGGAAGGATCCTACCGCAGAAGTGTCCCTCTTGTAAAATCAGTGGAACTAGGCTACCCTAATTAGTGGAAATAGGCGCGGATGGCTGTACTGCAGAAGCCAGATAAACTGAACTACCTACTGCCCTATCTTACTGCTTGACACCGTAGGAACTTGATTTCAGTCGGCGATCTCAAAATACCTCACCTTCGTAGTTCTCTATTACTGCCGCAAAGGCTACTTCCGAGGACCTAATTTGTGGTGAAATGTGCACATATATCCTAGTCGCCTTGATCCGTTTGGTAAGATCGCGAGTTGTCAGAGGGAAAGCGGGTTTATGTTTCTTAATTGAATGTCCTCTGCACGCAGTACTTATGAAGCCTGATCACCAAAGTGATTCTGTACATACAGGAAAAGCAAGAATACAGCCTCAGGATAGATAGGCTTTGACTGCTAAAATTACGCGGGGTTTCTGCATGACCGTGTAACCAGTCCGATATGACACAAAGGACGCGTTGCCCTTCCTCGATTCTTTCATCATTTGCGCCGTAACTACTTGGCAGTCGCAAATAAGTCGATAGCCCTTGAGGATGAAACCCCCGCGAACGACCTTTGTCTATTTCATCCTCCGGGGACTCCTCAAATTGAATGCTACCAAAGTCCTCCTAGCAAGCGTATTTCTATGGCTGACTGCGTACGAATTCTGTCGCCTTCGATATTGGCGAGATCCTCATTCAGCCTTCTTCGATGGCCGCAATGCTTACGAGTGGAAATACAGCCTCTACCGCGAGCATGAAGCTCGACGCTTGATCGCCGGCCACAACGCTCCATCGGACCCTTACGTTTTATGTCAAAGCAAGAATGGATCCAACTATATGCGTCTCGTTCGCGACGGTCAAACGGGATGGGTACGATTATTTCGAGGCCTCGGTCGGATCTTTGTTGGAAGGATTGGATCCGCGCGAGCGCAGCGCCCTTTGTCTTAACATTCTCTTCAGGGACACGGATCCGAGCAGGAACCCAAGCTGGGGACAGAAATGGACAGATAGGCTGGTCGATAAGACGGGCTCATACGATGCCTCGGAAGAGGAATTCAGCCATCTgcaggagttggagaaggctCGGAATTTCCACGAGAAGGGAATCTTGTAAGTGTTTCGGTTGTTGATAGCCGCGTCGGATATTCTCATAGTCGCTAACCAGTTGAACCAATACCAGTGATTGTATATATTCCCTAAGAATCTGTACGACTACAAACGCAAGCTATATAGCCATCTTCGAGGAAGATAACATAATAGCTGATGGCTGGATGGTCAAGACATTGAAAGCCCTATCGGACATCTCTTATAGGTCGACGCAAAACCCCTGGATATACCTCCGTCTCTTTTATACCGAGACTTTAATGAGTTGGTCTTCATCCGACTTTGCATATCGCAACATGACTTTCATCTTTTTAGTCGTACAGCTAGCTGTCTTTGCAGGGCTTATGCTTCGCCGTCGCTTGGCATCTGGCCACCCGTATCTAGACTACCCTAAAATCGGCGTGATATGTTTACTCAGCGTACCCAGCTTCCTGGGGCTAACATACATGACCGGATTTACTCACTCATGCCTTTGAAAGGAGTGGTGGAGATGAATACCTACGGCTGCTGCACACAAGGTCTTGTGTTTCCACGGGAACAGGTCGACGGACTCATCACGTTCTTAAAAGACATAAAGACTGGACAGACAGACTTCATAATAGAGGAGTATGCAGATATGGCACGTCTTACACAGTATGCACTGGTACCGCAACAGCTCCAGCATGTTGGATTGAAGTCGAGTCGGGATACTTTGGAGATCTATACGGGAAGTACGTGGGCGTTTTGGTTTGAGGAGAATGACCCCGCTAAGCTTAAGAGAGTGCATGAAGATTTCTTGCAACATCCTGATATACAGCGGATGCTTGGGCATGTCTAATACGTCAGTGGACATGGTTGGGTATGCTTTATGTATTAGCAATGACATTACAACTAGATATCCTTATTCTGACTGGGCATTTAAGTGTTCAGCTTTCTTCTATTTAGTCCTTTCTTTTAATCTTGTATTCTACTCTCGTTGTTTGGGGCCTGACCTTTTTGGAGTCATTTTGGCTATAAACATGAAAAGTGAGGTTTAACTGCTTATATTGGCAAGTTCACTGCAGTACCTCAACTACATATATCCGAGTTACCTACCTTCCTGATACTTACACTTTATTACATTCtatttttctgtcttcctTCAACATTGTATAGCACAATGGCAATCGCCACAAGGCATTGAAAAAGCTCGTCGCTGTTCGTTTAACTAGAAGACAAATCCGGACCATTCTCTGCGCAAGCATGCTAGATTCAAAGATAAAGACTTAGACACTATCTATTGACAACGGCCACAATAGAAGTGCAACTTCGTCTAGAAGCTGGGGCATTGTGTATTATCCCACGATGAGAGGTAAGAGTTTGTATACCCCTGTCTTCGGATTCCTCGACCGATATTTCCGCACATAGATTCGACTTGGACTATGATAGCgaatagataattatagcTTAAAAAGGCCATCAAATTCCGCCATAGGCGCTGGGCCCTCATTCCTTCTCGGAATGAGTCTGCTTATGTCGTAGTAGCAGACCTTATTATGTGCAGGCAGTCAAAGGTAACCTTGATATTCATAGGACGGAATCAGGATGACTGTGAGTATCATAGTGAGCTAGGCGAATGGGCCTTCTAAGTCTCTACTAGTATTACGATTGATATTAGCTTGGTTAATTTGTTAACTAGGCTAGATAGCTTAGAAGATGATTCTAAGCAAGTGTGGTGGCTGACAAATTTAGGGAATCCTTCTTGGTAACTGGTGGGAAGGAGTTTGCATAAGCAGCCCATCCGATTTATAAGCTTCAGCTGTCGATTCATAAGCTTCAATGACAGGGATTTATTCAAGCGCATGAGATAATCGCTTTTCTGTTCAGTCACAATAGTATaagatgaagaatatgataGTCTTTTATAAGGATATTGTTAGACTCAAAGTATCTCAAATTACCGTTTAGAAAGTATCGCATCCCAACACAACGTCAAATATGTCCAAAACCTTAGCCGTTTTTGGTGCGACTGGCCAACAAGGCGGTTCAGTGATTGACTATGTGTTGAACGACCCAGAGCTTTCACAGAGGTATAAAATCCGTGCTATAACCCGTAACGTCGATTCACCGAAGGCTCAGCAGCTCAAGGAGAAAGTCGAAGTTGTCCAGGGTGATGTGCTCAGCCAATCCTCCCTCAGGGAAGCTTTGACCGGCGCACATACTATCTTCGCCATGACAACACCCACCCCTGGTCCGGATGCCCTGGAAACAGAGTATCAAAGTGCTAAAACAATCGCCGACGTCGCCATTGACCAAGGTGCAGAGTACATTATTTTCAGCACTCTGCCAGCAATTAGCGAGATCTCTGGCGGCAAGTACACCCAAGTCACCCCGTTCGAGGCCAAAGCAAAAGCCGAAAAGTACATCCGAGGCCTTCCTATCAAGAgtgccttcttctcccccggGTCATTCATGGAGAATTACCAGTTGCTGCCCTTCCTGCGCCCACGACAGGCCCCCGACGGCACCTGGGTTATGGTCCACCCAATGTCTCCTAAGGGGCTGCTCCCCTTGATCAACGCTGTTGGGGACACAGGCAAGTTTATTGGTGCGATCCTTGCCGAGCCTGATAAGTACGAAGGAAAGACGTTTTGTGCCGCTACAGCCCTGTACAGCCTAGACGAAATCGCTGCCGTCATGTCTAAAGCTACAGGCAAGACCATTGCCTGCAAGCAAGTCCACCCGGAAGAGTTCAAGAAGAGCTTACCGTTCCTCGCTCTTGCcttcaatgtcttcatcgAAGGGTTTCAAAGTATAGGTGAGTTCGGGTACTACGGCCCGGATTCTGAGAGGTTGGTTGCTTGGGCTGCTCAGAATGCCCGAGGCAGACTTTCCACTTTTGAAGAGTACTTGGAGGCACATCCGTTACAGCTGGAATAAAAGGGTCTATGAAAGGTGTAACCACTGGCTGGCGCTGAGATTTTGGATGCGGGATCAGGAGGTTGTGTACTGATGGAGAAGTGGAGGTAATTACAGCCCATAGGAGAATGCAGATGCTACTTTTAGCgttctaattttaatttgtGTTGAAGGCAACTCCAAATGAATACGGCCAACTGTTCTTTACGGATACCCTGCCTTGGGCTCGGAATTCAATTTAGCAGTTAATTTCTATCGGACGCTATTCCATATACTATCTCTAAATACAGCCTGTCCTCGATCGTTCCAATCCTTCTCCTCTTATCTATCTCCAAAACCATCATGTCCACTGTTAGGCCAATGAAACATATCAAAGAAAGTTCTATACATATCGGTTTAGGGCTTGTTTGATTCAAAGCAACCAAGCATAGTTGGTCTTTTTAGCCTCGCGGCATGGCGTACCCTAGAACGCTAGTTAAACAACGACTATCAAGCCTAGGCCTTGAACCGGGAATGGACACACTCTGCGCCTCAGCCCTTCCGTTGATTTTCTTTAAATACATCGTGCGATAGCGAAAATACTGCGCATTAGTGCTGCAGGTGAGTGCATGGACAACTTTCTCAGCAAGGTGGATGAGACAGAAGGGCGCCAAATGAACTCCAACAATATGTGCACGTCAAACATATGTTTGGTTTCGGGTAATGACACGAGTGTAGTGAGAGGGTGCTCGATATTTCAATTGCACCCCATAACAAGAGCTCTGTGGGTACCGATCCTGCCTACAGAGCTACACGACGTCCACCAAAGATGGATAGGCTTCACTCATTCTGAATGGCGTGCTGGAGGTCTACTGAGTCCTCAAGCGAGTAGAAGAATGGGCAAGAAAGCCCCAGATATGACATGCATGAAAGCTGTCAGGAATTCAAGGATTGTTGTAAGGCTAAGACTAAACACGTTCAACCCATCAATCAGTCTTGGTAAGCCTTAGGCCTGCCTTCAGTACTCAGGTCTTTGGCACCATATAATTGTTGCATGCTTGCTAACTTAATCGCAAGGTCAAACTGCCTAATATAGGCTGATTTGCGCTACGGGTTCTTAATCGTCTGGGATAAAAGGATTCGGCCAGATTGTATTGAATGAGAACTGGGTCTTGCAGCATATTATCCCTATCGACGGCAGCGCAGAGCGCCAACAAAATGTTGACGGAGAACATTGAGTGTCCTGATTGGCGTCACCACCCCCCCACTATAGCAGCCCTGAGCCATCTTTCTCATCGTCAGACTCTGATAGAGATTCAGATTTGATTCGGATGGGAACCTATACCTGGTCCCAGAACATCATTGCCTAACCAGATCAACCCGTTATACCCAAACGGGGAATGATGCTGAAAAGGAGGGGATTATGGCTGGACTTTATTCGGGTCAAGATGAAGGTTGTCTACCAGGCACGCTTCGCTACACCAGAATCTGTGCTTAGGTGTAATGCATGGTCAAGAAGCATCCCAGAAGCTCAGAAGCCTATACAGATAATTCCATGAGGGCTTTTTAATCAGTGCCTACTTCGGGACCCGTACCCCAAACTCCATCGCTACAACTCAAAGCATGTGCAAGAATATGTCATGTTTGACAAGGATCTCCCCGAGACCCTTCATGAAAAGCAAATGGCAGTCTTGGAAAGCGTGGAGACCATGTTGACCATTACTACTAACACTGCATCTGTCGCACTACATTCACTAAAGATGACTGACAACACTTCATCTAACGACTGGGCTAGCAGAGGGGTGGACTTCACACTCGGGAAGGAAACTAGGAGCGTCTGAAGATGTGCTACGCCTATATACACTCCCGGCTGTACTTGTTGTCCTCTATTATTGACCAAAACCTACTCCATAAATTGTCTTCGATAACAAGGGACTGGAGTGACTCACGAACTttcccagcaacaacagagATAGAGCATACCTTCTGGGATGCAGCAACTAACAAAGTATATGCAACAAATTTCGTCAACAGGGTAATACGTTCTACAGGCTTGAGCAATGGCAAATACATTCTATGAGCACGTCTATCACTAGCATTTGAATGACTGAATTTACAAGCAAACGGATGCGTGAATCAATATCGAATGGATTTGCTAGGACATGGCAAATCACCAACGTTACTACAACTAGTATGGGGCCAACCGCCACAAACTGGGCATAGAAACTTCTACTATAGGGGTACCTCTACATAATAAGGGCATTTCCACCTACATAGATCGGGTTTCTTGGAGGCACGCTTACACGCCGAAAAGAACCTATGGCCAAATGGAACAACTGAGATCAATGTTGCAATGCTTCTAAAGTGCTCAAAACTGAAGAATAATCGCGTAAAGGGAACAGCTGAAATATGGCGCAGAGGTGCCGCCAGTGGACAAGAGCCACCAGCCGGGCATGAAGCTTGTCACTGGGAGTGCCTTGACATAATAAGGACATTTCCGTCCACCTAGGTTGAGCTTGTTCGAGGCAAGGCCTTTACTATTTGCTGCAACTGGCCAATAAAGCGTGCACTATGGGCAAAGAAACACTCATACAAGTATGGGTAAAAAAGACGTCAGGTGGATTTATCTCTCTCTAGGATTGCCTTTCTCGTTCCACACGGAGGGCGAGGAGATAAATGCGCCAAAAGCAATTGGGTCATTAATACCAAGGGGGGAAGGAGATTTATAAAGCACCCTTACTTCTGCAATCGCTTAAAGCATACTGGAGCTACGTTAGTGCGTGATACGTATGTCTCTATTTGGAAGAGACTCCGGGAACACCGAGATATGGCGTGCCCAACATGGTATGTCTAAAAATCTAACTATAGATAGAGTTTTAACTAACT
This Aspergillus flavus chromosome 1, complete sequence DNA region includes the following protein-coding sequences:
- a CDS encoding putative hscarg dehydrogenase; amino-acid sequence: MSKTLAVFGATGQQGGSVIDYVLNDPELSQRYKIRAITRNVDSPKAQQLKEKVEVVQGDVLSQSSLREALTGAHTIFAMTTPTPGPDALETEYQSAKTIADVAIDQGAEYIIFSTLPAISEISGGKYTQVTPFEAKAKAEKYIRGLPIKSAFFSPGSFMENYQLLPFLRPRQAPDGTWVMVHPMSPKGLLPLINAVGDTGKFIGAILAEPDKYEGKTFCAATALYSLDEIAAVMSKATGKTIACKQVHPEEFKKSLPFLALAFNVFIEGFQSIGEFGYYGPDSERLVAWAAQNARGRLSTFEEYLEAHPLQLE